AAAATTGCCATCACTGTTTTCCTATTTCAGCTTGTTAAGCATGTGCAACAAAAGTAACCTCTCAATTCGATCCATTGCGCAAATTTACGTCACAGTCCACCTATTGAGTTGCCCTTGTCCACAGGCGTCTCCATTTGGTTTGTAGGAAATGACCCTTATAGGAGGCGTcgttttattgtttattcagTATGTTTTATAACAGGAATCTGGTgtgtttgatataaaaaaaaatcaagcatattttctgatatcaaAAGCCACAACTCGAATTCTtgatatcaaaaaaatatttttagatatCAGAAGAAATTGTGGCCATGGGGCGCCATTTTAATATAGATTCTACCAGAACATAAGTTTTGATCAaaaatatgttgttgtttttttatataaagaattcgaattttatatattaaaaaaactgAATAAAGATCTATAGTAAAACGGCGTCTAAAAAATTCTAACAcgtgtgtttaaaaaaaaatgagaggTTTTGGAATTATAGTCTAAATGTAActtaattttttatatcaaaatttcgaatatctgatataaaaaaatattttctctgacttaaaaaaaatagtaaaacggTAGACTACCTCAAACGATTCCTCCTAagatatagtaggagtaggggtagcccgagtttcctctgaccctgacaccagacaagatgtcagggccagaggaataTCGGGCTAgtgtaggggctaatatttagCCTAGCAACCAGATGCAGACGCTAAGCTGTGTTTTTCTAAGAACATAGTCACCCCACCTACCTTTGGCTACCCATGACCCAAGTCCTTAGACTACACTCAAAGGGTGACTTTCTATTTTAGATAGATACTGACAACGTACGATTGGAGAGGTTTAATAGAATATAGGAGCACACCACTACTTAGAAAACAGTAATACTGATATTTACAGCGGACAGGGGAATCCCCACCAGGGACTTGGTCCAGgcgaaacaccagctgattggctgaattagttgtgtgagaccttgtGTCGTGACCTCTAAGGTTATTCCTCTTGTCACGGAACTCTTCCATTGTAAGGCGAGAACTCTCTCCTCGTTGCTACTGTATATGGAGAGAACCCGCTTGTTGTATTCTGGTGGTACGTAGACTGTGCGCCCTAGTTTCCTCTGCCCCAGCACAACATCTATCTGTCAGCATGTCCAAGTCTTGTGCCAGGGTCcaaggaaactcgggctaggccTAGTAGACTGTAGGCCAGTGTCTTTGACTGTCAGACCTGTGGCGGTGTGTCGAAATCACTGTGTACATGTCGGCCTAGTTATTGTAAGAAGACAGTCAATCGCTTTAGCCTGTAACAATAAGATTCTTAATTTCAAAAAGTTTGTCAGAATAACAATGCACGAAGTGGcctttaaaataatatttttataaattcaaGATTCAGATTGTTGTTAGACGATTTTTTCCTCTTCTTTCTGTgttaattttacaaataaaatcataCTCTTGTCCACAAGTACAGTACCTATTTTATGAGATAGCCTGCAGTCAAATGTCTATATCGACCAAATGCACATTCAAATTCAGGGCGAAAATCACCCAAATTTTACATGAAGATGTGGAGTGTTTCTCCGTGGTCCTGGGGTCAGTATAGTTTCAATATTATGTGTTCCATGAATACCGAGAGAACTTCATACACAGCGAAAACAAAGTGCATTACACAAGAAATAGTCTAGCGAGGAACAAATAGAAATTCTTGTTCCCACATGTCTATGTTTTCATCTCAAGAATTCAAAGTGGTCCAAAAATCATAGGCTTGCCTTCCTTACATAATAATGATGATACCATGTCGATTCCGTATTTGGCTTCGTGTTACACTTGTCAATGCTTGACTGTGCTATCTTGGCACAAAAGAAGTTAGCCCCAATTAAACAAATAGAAGGGTTTAGTGTTTCTGTATGCACTGCGATTTTACACAATTCACAGCAATCTAGACGAACTTTGCCATCGTATTGCGACCcaatgtaaataatatacataaaacaaaaaaaacaaaacattgattgttgttttgatgtgaATTCGTACGTGACGTACTGGTGTGTAgaattaaataattatacagCAGGTTTCCTCGACTTGATACAATCTCGtccatttaaaatttaaaaaaaacccgtGTTTTAGACGGATCGATCACAGGGACTAGGCACATGTGTAAtctataaatataggtattactgactatttttattatataagactagacatgtccctgtggatCGATCGCTGCGGAATTTACCTCTCGGTATTACGGAAGGCTAGATGCAAAACTTTATTTACGATTCATTATTTTCTAGCATTTATTTGTTACTTTTTGTTTGTTAGTATTTGttattaaagccacatactcacgaAGAAACGTATATCAGTGTTTACATTTGAGCGTTTTACAGctttcggacttgatacatacctaacagattatcgtgaatcagaaactgaaaggaaatgtgtatttatgaaaatatacggggaattcccaaaaataataactgagactgccggaccaagtttctctgaaaattagtcccacaatgcaatggcgggttttacagtccataaaaaatggcggaacgccgcaagcgtggaactgcgaaaacgcagacagattctgcaaaacaaaaacaaaaaaaagacacaaaagtgtgtggaatcggcaaaacctgAGTATTTTCTTaagaaaggaaatgattcgttggaacttaacgAGAAAAGAGaaaggaatagactcgaattctgAATTTTTCCGGACCcctattggattgctggttagcttttgaacattgtcaacttcaccgatctaagattgtatcgatgttttcttgtatacatattgctacattttaaaactaaatatttaaatgtaaactatgtttgtttattttgttcagttacctggcaattacgcgaatattctggtaatatgtttaaatgaaagcattattaagCAAAGTTCACGTGTGatcgatatgtaaacaacggccatgtgtgtaggttatgtgcagtgcacgttgttatagcctcgttctcggctccgtgacaaatctcgctatcaatataaatgcggcgagttatttttatacactgatgtctcaaggactcccccggtcaagcggccaggccagtggtcattttaatgttaggagagcgtgaatgagcatcttggattacCATTAATACACGagtgcaactagaattttaggttgttcgggggtatgtggctttaatgtattttattattaacgtattgttataattgttatattatcattgatattttataccgtagatttttttattttaaaaagatatctcataaaagatatcttataaagaaaagtttataaaatatcttataaagaacgaggCTCTCCTGAGACCGGCAAAACCTAAAAGTTCGAGAATGACTGctccctctgtaaggtaacttcCGTTgttttttataagatatcttatataatttggtaaaatcctggatcaacgttgctccgtgaataaatgacaacttgtcATACTAACTGGTTTAATGTAGGTGAATGATTTTTCTTTCAGTCAGGAAATAAAATACTTTGTACAGTTTTTAGCTAAATATTCCTTTTTATATTTTCAGCTGCACGCGCCCAAATCTGCACCAAATGCTACAGCACGGGAACATGATTCGCGTCTCCCATTTTCTCCTGTTGATCATTTTCTTATCCGTTTTATATCCAGTAGGAGGAGCGACAGATCGCTGCCCTGTTCCTTGTTCGTGTACCTACAAAGGAAACATTATCCTAGTTTTAGATTGTTCAAATCTTAACTGGGCAAAAATTCCTTCAACGTTCAATTTGCCACCTTCCGTAGTACATCTTTCGCTTGCCTACAATCAATTTGAAGTGCTCCATAAAGGTTCTTTCGCGAATCTGTCGAATCTCCAATATCTTGATGTATCACATAACCATTTGTCCAGTTTGGACTATTCCTGCTTTGAAGGATTGGATTCATTGATTAATCTTAACATGAGCTATAACAATCTAAAGATGACAGTAGGTGTGTATAGTCCTGGAATATTCCGATATCTGAAGCATCTGAAAGTACTACACATCCATGGCAACATCAGGCAATCGACAGCGGATCAAAACTATCCGGATGTGGCACTTTCCGATCTCCAGTTTTTAGAGGTACTGACAATGGACGGATTAACAGGCATCACATTTGGACAAGGATTTAGAAAATTGAGACATCTGACTTTCCTCGATATGTCAGTACGGGACGATGAAAGTTCATGTGTGTTGCTTAACGTTCTTAATACAACGTTTAGCAGTTTGAGCAATTCCTCACTTTCCGTGTTGAAGttggtacagtgtaatatataccgtatagcACCAGGGGCGTTCTCAATGCTTAAACATCTAACCGAATTAGACTTGTCTAAAAACGATCGACTTGCGTTTGCAGGAATGAAAAACGCAAGTTTTGGACTCAACTTAACAAACATCCAGACTCTGAATCTCAATGGTATCAACAGACACAGCGATCCTTGGACGCTCCGGCAatctgattttgtttattttcatactACAAACCTTAAAACACTCACGGTGGATTCAAATAGGATTACTAACATTGAAGGTGGCGTTATAGACATCCTTCCTACATCTTTGGAGGTTTTAACATTTCGGGACAATTATCTAACAGATGCCCATTTCATGGCTAACTTGGTTCACTTGGAAAACCTTTTAGTGTTTGACGTAAGTTACCAGTTGCATTATTCCGTTAGACAAGAGAACACACCAGGGCGTGCATATCATTCTCTGCTTACACAACTCACAAGTCGGGAAGAAAACACGTATGTTTCAAGGAACAACAAGGAAAGCATGCGCACAGTTCCATCATTTTCTAATAACTTCACAAACGAGGTAGATTTATACACAAAgtcaaataaattaaaatatatttctttacgCCACGACAAAAGGGATGATGTCCTTCGGTTGCCCTTCAAGTTGAAGAAAGCCATTGGAAGCAACCTCAAGATAGATCCTTTATCTGCTCCACCTGTTACCTTTGATTCCAATAATTCCCTGGAATATCTCGACCTGTCCTCAAACGGGGTCCATGCCTGGTTTGGAAAATGGTCGGGTTTACATTCCTTGCGGTTTTTTAATATTTCCTTTAACGCAATGTTTCTGTTGGCTCCGGATTCGCTCGGTGATATGCCTAATTTACATACCCTCTTCCTGAATGGAAACAGACTCGGCGTTACTATAATGCATGACACGCAGTTTCTCACTTTTTCCAACCAAACAAAATTAACCTATCTGAATTTGAGTGATAATGGCTTAACTGATCTACCAGAATTTGTGTTTGCAAAACAAATAATACTTGAAAAGCTAGATATCCAGCATAACTTTTTGTCGGCCATAAACTTTCGAATGAAGTCGCTAGAAAGACTAAGAGAGATCAATCTCTCGAATAATACGATAGCAGACCTAACGCGTGTCAATATGGAGGAGATTGATTATTTAGTTAAGCGGTCAAACTTCACCATAGACTTGACCGGAAACCCCCTGCAATGTACATGTGATCAGTTAGAACAACTCCGATGGATGGTGGTTACTAAATTCGTGTTCCGGAACTTAGAACGATACACTTGTAAAGCCAACAATGGCAGCATTGTCAGTCTTGGTGCGTTGGACGATATGGTGGGACAAATGGGAATCGACTGTATagcaggggagacaattctcATTTGTGTGGCTGTGTTTTGTGGACTGAGCTTTATACTTACAGTTGCCGCTCTCGCCTACTACAAGAGGTCTCGACTTATGTACCTATTCAGTATAGGCAGAAAACACATCAATCCATTAGGAACAAATAATCCAACAGGAACAAACATTCAAGATGGCGAAGAAATTGAAGAACAAAAGAAATTTACGGTGTATGTGTCTATGGAACCCTCTCGGCTAGTGAACGATTTCGTCTTCCAACTAAAGGAACATCTTCAAACTAAAGGCGTATCTGTGTGCATACCCGAGTTAGATCTGAGAAGTGGCGCGAAAGAGACTATATCTATCGTTCAGGCCATGAACAACAGTGCATGTATACTAGCTCTCATTGACAACGCCTACATGACGTCATTTCATCGTCTTTTCGAATTCGAGGTTGCTGTCACTGAAGGAATTCAGAACCGATTTAAAAATTTGattgttgttttattaaaaGACTTGGACAGCAGACATCTGCAAATGAACGATTTCGTTGCTATGTACTGTCGAGAGAACCATTTCTTTGATGATCGTCGGGGGCAAGGAAGATTATTTATGGAATtagaaaatgaaatcaaaaggTACAAGGAGTTTACAGAGAGAAAGACATAGAATTTTAAATGTGACAAAGCTCTAGGTTCACCTCAGAATATTCACTTATGGAGTGTCTAGAGATGCAGTTTGATGAGTCCTAACTTTAAGGACATGGCACCATCCTGATTTGCTGTCGCTATACTCGAGTCCTAACAACACACAACAAAGGGGAGAAATTAAGCTAAAAGTATGGTATTCCAGACggagtgggttttttttctctctctcttaaAAGATCTTTTGATATCATTGTTTATGAGAAAATCATGTCTTCTATGCGCTGACCTCAATATTTGACTACGACAAATTTCCCCTCAAGCTCCATAattgtattgtaaaatatttcccAACAGTGATTTATATCATTTGCCTTGAAATAATTCGTCCATTCGAATTCCTCTTGTTTGTAAAATCTGCTTaatcatacagtatataacttCTTTGGCCGAAGGAACTCAGAACAGCATCGGAACTTAAAGACAAGTTTATAATGATCATTTTTTTCCGAATGGACTTTGATGCTATATGATCACTACCATATTTTCCTCAGTTGTCAATACCAAATCAAGcaagtttggtttatttgtatCTCGCCATCTTGTTTCCGTAGTTTCATGTTGGTAAAGGAACAAATTAATCTTCCTTACATTACTTAAAAGTCCTTACTAATGTATTGTTATGCCGGTtgctttatataattaaatttagatatatatctttgtTGTGTATGTCATGCTTAACAACTGTACGTACATTCATTAATCGTTCGCGCCCCGATTGTTGAACTTGAAGGAATTTCACTTTAAAATGGTCTCATTTTGACTGACATTAAAACATCATATCATTGTAAATTCATATTATCCGATGAGAATGTGTATTGATATTATGAGCCTATCAATCGGCAATCATTTGTGATTTAATATTAAATAGGACATGATATTTCGGTAATGTACGATGAGCAGACGATATGTTTACCGCTGTGTTATCTGATAATCTCATATTTTACGACTGGAACATATTTATAGTTATGGAAATTGTTCAGCACCAGAAAATAATATCATACCTGACATTTATATTCCATTTAATCTCTCGTTCGTAGGTTTTATCCGCCGTTACAGGCTTTAGTTTATCCCAGTAATACCGGCAGCCATCATTGTTTATGTTTTCGGAACCTCTTTAGAGTTATCAGCTTAGTGTACACTAGGTTTTCTCGGATTGTATCCATGATTATATAGCGCGATTGAATTTTTAAGCGATTTCATTGGTTCATTCTCGTTATATATTGCGCGCCGGGAGATATGAAATTCAGTGCGGGATTTAAGCTGCAGAACTAGAATTAGCAGTAAAAGTTGCAGTTGTTGCAGCTAAGGAGAAGGTACGAGGAGACACAAAGCGATATTAGGAGTAAATATTAGTTATTTAAAGAGAGTAGAAGTTACCAGGACAATTTAGGAATTACTGGGAGAACCAAGAAGATTGAGGAATTAACAAATTCGTGAAATTCTTTTCGTAATTTCTTCTCgtttatcattgttttgttgtagACATTAAGAAAATGATTTATTAGCAAATGTGTACAACAAACACCCTCCTGGGAGTTGTACTTTTATCATAATCAGCTTTAGTTTTTCAAGTGATCCGCTAAGTACTGcctaatccgaagggttctgatgttaatatcgcctttGAAGCTGCCTTGTATCTacgtagtaagatcgtcagaaaattcggactagcTACTGCCGTGACAACTGTACTAGGAGAAATTAGGAGTAAAGTATGAAGAATCAAAATTATGTCAGAAATTAATAGTTAAGAAGTAGTCAGGAGTCACTAAGAGAGATTAGGAGTTACAAGGAGTAAATAAGAGTTACTTAATGAGAGTAGAAGTTACTGGGAGAAATTATGAGTTACTAGGAGAAATTATGAGTCACTAAGAGAGATTAGGAGTTACTAGGAGATATTAGGATTTACTAGGAGAATTGAGTCTAACTAGGAAAAATTAGGAGAAAGTTATTTGTAATGACTAGATACATAATTGAactatttttattgtttttaacaaCCTGCTCATTTATCGTCAGTTCATACATATCAACATTGTAaagtcaagggagacaattcatCATATTGTTTTTCTTGGGAAATTCGCCACCAGACGGATCTGTTAATTGTTTATACATGATACTCGGTcacacgacagacggtataaAGTCCTGATGATCCGTACATTGAAGCGTAAGACCCATTCCAGTGTTGctgtctattttttttttcgaaaacaTGTTGAATTGTTTCTCCAATCTTTAATTCCGTGAccatattttttgttgttttttgctTTAACGTCTGCGATTCCAATAATGTGTGGATTTTCTATTCTCGCTCGATTAGACGGTCTGCATTTGTGTACAAGCCTTTTATTTCTCTGATTTCCTTCCTTTTATATCGGTTTGGGATCCCTTGGCTGCGACCTTGACTATCCGCCTCGCTCACGGGGTACCCTGTGCATGAATTCCCCTGATGATTTTTCCTCCTTTTCTTTGGCTTTGTCCTCTTTCTCCTAGGAACATTGGTGAATAGATCCCTCTTCAATTGTTCCGAACTTAAGACAACTAGTATGGGCTTCTTGGAAGATTCACCAGCTTCCTAGTCTTGTGATTTGCGGATCTTTCTCTTCCTCAAGCCGTATTTGGCATGCCGAAAACATTTTCTGTATTCTTTTGAAATCCATCTTCGTTCTTTCTTTACCGGATTGATTTTCTAGTCCGAGATACCATAAACTACAATATTGTGTTCTCTGTTTTTCGTTTCTGATATCTCAGACATTACGATGTCAAGAGTTAGCACGCTTTCCTCCCCCTTGATCGGAAGTAAGAAAGCATCAACTcaccaaggtcaaggtcacacggtaaaatgtcaaggtcagttTTTGTGTATTTCACTGAATATTCTGCGATTACATTTTCAAGCAAAGTTGAAATGAATCAGTAAACTGATTATTTGTCAAGGTCACCCTGTCAAATGCCCGggtcattgttttttttttttttttttttttttttttatcttttcactgatgaaaaCTTTGTTGTGACTAATATGCTTAGTTGGTTGGAATTAAATAAGGAGTCAACTGACAATAGATCCGGGTCATTGGCTCAATACTCAAGGTCATTTGGATCCAAAGTTCAAGGAAAAATTGAATCTCTTACAATAACTCTGGCTGTTGTTGTGGTAAGGTTTCTAAAGTTCTAGCAAGCGTTTCATTTCTCAATTTCTGCAAAGCTTTTGACCTGTtcaatcaaaacattttatagcaaaaactTAAGTTATATGGCTGCTCTGAAAATGCATGATCTTTTTTCAAATCGTGCCTCCTTGATTGTTTtctgaatgtttaaaaaatacttGAGTGATAGCCGACAGCTTACTGTTGGTGTACCCCAAGGATCAATACTTGGTCCACTGATGTTTGCTTGGTCCTTGTCAAAGTAAGAGTAGACAAAATCAGAGCCTTATTAATGACTGTGtgattgaaaatgtaaaaactGAAAAACTTCTTGGAGTCAATGTGGATGAATGTTCTTCCTGGAATTGTCAAGTTAATAATTTTAACTGTTTTGTCAAACCATATTTTGAATATTGTGTTAATATCTGGAAAAGAGGAGCTAGGAtaatattaaaatgtgattacaATATACACGCTCCTGTGAAATGTTTTCAATGTTAAACTGGCTACCTTTTTCTGTAAGTGTGTTTTGTATAACCAGTCAGTTTTGATGTTCAAGGTTGTACATGGCTTGGCTCCAGAATATTTGaatcttttatatatattttttctgacGTCCAATCAAGATCTACTCCATCACCAACAAATGACTTGTTTTACATCCCTTCATTTCAAacaacaagggcccaatgggcccaaatcgctcacctgcaatgcagtgatcttttcatatatggatcctgcagttatttgaatgcatgctacaggaccaatataatgtctctctgcactttggcttttcactaaaagtcatttaaagatttaagcatacttgatcgacgtgaccttgaataaaggtcaaggtcattcatttgaacaaacttggtagcccttcaccccagcatgctacagacccaatatcaactccctgggactcttggttattgagaagaagttgtttaaagattttagcctttttgacccctgtgaccttgaatgaaggtcaaggtcattcatttgaacaaacttggtagccctttaccccagcatgctacagacccaatatcaactctctgggactcttggttattgagaagaagtcgtttaaagattttagcctttttgactcctgtgaccttgaatgaaagtcaaggtcattcatttgaacaaacttggtagcccttcaccccagcatgctacaggccaactattaggtctctgggactcttggttattgagaagaagtcgtttaaagattttagcctttttgactcctgtgaccttgaatgaaagtcaaggtcattcatttgaacaaacttggtagctctttaccccagcatgctacaggccaaatattaggtctctgggactgttggttatcgagaagtcgtttaaagattttagcctttttggcccctgtgaccttgaatgaaggtcaaggtcattcatttgaacaaacttggtagcccttcaccccagcatgctacagactcaatatcaactccctgggactcttggttattgagaagaagttgtttaaagattttagcctttttgacccctgtgaccttgaatgaaggtcaaggtcattcatttgaacaaaattggtagccctttaccgcagcatgctacagacccaatatcaactccctgagactcttggttattgagaagaagttgtttaaagattttagcctttttgac
The window above is part of the Pecten maximus chromosome 2, xPecMax1.1, whole genome shotgun sequence genome. Proteins encoded here:
- the LOC117322243 gene encoding toll-like receptor 4 gives rise to the protein MSCTRPNLHQMLQHGNMIRVSHFLLLIIFLSVLYPVGGATDRCPVPCSCTYKGNIILVLDCSNLNWAKIPSTFNLPPSVVHLSLAYNQFEVLHKGSFANLSNLQYLDVSHNHLSSLDYSCFEGLDSLINLNMSYNNLKMTVGVYSPGIFRYLKHLKVLHIHGNIRQSTADQNYPDVALSDLQFLEVLTMDGLTGITFGQGFRKLRHLTFLDMSVRDDESSCVLLNVLNTTFSSLSNSSLSVLKLVQCNIYRIAPGAFSMLKHLTELDLSKNDRLAFAGMKNASFGLNLTNIQTLNLNGINRHSDPWTLRQSDFVYFHTTNLKTLTVDSNRITNIEGGVIDILPTSLEVLTFRDNYLTDAHFMANLVHLENLLVFDVSYQLHYSVRQENTPGRAYHSLLTQLTSREENTYVSRNNKESMRTVPSFSNNFTNEVDLYTKSNKLKYISLRHDKRDDVLRLPFKLKKAIGSNLKIDPLSAPPVTFDSNNSLEYLDLSSNGVHAWFGKWSGLHSLRFFNISFNAMFLLAPDSLGDMPNLHTLFLNGNRLGVTIMHDTQFLTFSNQTKLTYLNLSDNGLTDLPEFVFAKQIILEKLDIQHNFLSAINFRMKSLERLREINLSNNTIADLTRVNMEEIDYLVKRSNFTIDLTGNPLQCTCDQLEQLRWMVVTKFVFRNLERYTCKANNGSIVSLGALDDMVGQMGIDCIAGETILICVAVFCGLSFILTVAALAYYKRSRLMYLFSIGRKHINPLGTNNPTGTNIQDGEEIEEQKKFTVYVSMEPSRLVNDFVFQLKEHLQTKGVSVCIPELDLRSGAKETISIVQAMNNSACILALIDNAYMTSFHRLFEFEVAVTEGIQNRFKNLIVVLLKDLDSRHLQMNDFVAMYCRENHFFDDRRGQGRLFMELENEIKRYKEFTERKT